Within Primulina tabacum isolate GXHZ01 chromosome 5, ASM2559414v2, whole genome shotgun sequence, the genomic segment ATAGCTACAAAGAAACAAAACTTCTGTCGTCGGTTCAGGTTCGGGCTCTACTGCTTCTGGCAATTTTGATTTGTCTTTCACAGCCTTTAATGTTGCCTCTAAAAAAAGAACATTTTTCATGGGTCAGATTTAGCCTCTGGCTCACAAGTAAAATTTTCAGTGGAATACGGAAAATGCAAAATCAATATCAATGTGTAActctaaagaaaaataaacaaatGGAAATCAGAATCACATAAACCAACTGACTGGTACAGTAATTTCTTACTAGAAATTACTTATACGTCTAATATGCAACTGATATGGCAAAATAAGTTTGAGAAACGTGAAATTATACTAGTTAGGTGTACCCAAAGAGTATCTTATGAAGAAGGTCCAGATATAAGTTGGTAGCTCAAGAGTCGGTGCTTCCGAAAAGACAACAGTCTAGGTCTGAAGTTCTACAATCAGATTTTTTCAATTGATTTCCAATCATCCTcaggaaataaaaaaatataatagatGTTAGCAGTAAACTATATGCATAAACAAGTATGCTGTTTCAGAAAAAAGATCAGCTCAATTAATTTACCGAGAACGAAATACTGTCAACTAACTGTGGATCAAAGCTTTCAAATGAACATTTGTTTCAATTTAATTTCATCACACCCGGTAATAGCAGAACAGCTTAGCTCACCATCTTCAACAGCAATATTAAACATCCCAATGCATCCTTCACTAGGTAGTTacaataacatctctatatgaGTTAATCAAGTTTGCGGGAGGCAGTATTAATTAGATCTCTCCTGTcaacataataaatatatataaaatataaaaattattccaATTTTCGACGTAAAAAGAATTTTGTTTCTATTCTGATCCTGCCTGAAGTTTGGACATTATTTCTCTCATAAGTTTGAATCATAACGAAAAATGTTAAATTACAAATAACTAAGCACCCTGCAAATCCTCCTTAACAAGGTAGGAAATAGCTTTAAATCACTGAATCATTTAATCATTTCTTGACCTCCTTGTTTTCTATTGATGACTACTAGAAGTCAAATCTTGTGCATTATGTCTCTCATTAATAAAGTCTGAATTCTACTAAAAACTTTTGAGTTTCAAATCAACGAGTCTCCTGTATAACCTTCCCAAAAAGGTGGCAGCGACTCAAGGTACAATCGATCAAAAGCAAAGGATAGGAAATAAGCACTAGATAGAGACAATATGGCATACCTAAAGAAGAAACAAGTTATCATCATACAGAATGCAAGAGTTTAAGGCAACCAAAGAAAAATTAACACAATCACATATAACTACATCTTCAATTCCATGAAACAAAAAATTTCTACCCATTTggaataaaaacaaaattaaagaaatccatCATCTGCTTAATAGAACAGGAAATTGAAACTAACCATTAACCCATTTCAAAACCAAACACTTCCCACCAGTAGCGACAAGATCTTGAGGAACCCTAGAGCAAAGCAAACAGGTAAGAGAAGTTcactaaaacatttaataaagtATGAAACAAAATCAAAGAGCAAGAATGTTGCATATTGtcaatttttaaaagttaaagGAGATGGagcaaaaatcaataaaatgcTCATCGAATagtaattcataaattaaaatcgaAACCACACAACCAGCTGACTAATACAAAGTTTGGTTACAGGAGCAACTGGATAAAAAAAGTCAACATTAATTTCAAATAGAACTAGAAGCAAGTTTAAGAATGGATatactaaataaaaatttaaaaaccatTTTTTCACAGACAAAGTTAAAGCAAAAGGCAACCAGTGCCTAATTTCTGACTTTATGAACAATTTAAAAAGCAACTAGAACACGCCCAAAAACCCATTCTAAAGCACCTTGTTCAAATTATCTGTCCAAATTCACTTTAAATGGACCAACAAACCCATTTTCCATTAATTTTTTATCGCAGTCATCCCAAATATGATTTAAAGCCGAAAAAGCCTTTTCATTGGCCATGATGCTTTTGTTTATGTTCTAGACAAATGATTCTCACAAGGTCACAGGCATTAAAATGCGCCACAACAAGGCAGCAAGGCAAAAGGTACAAACTTAATCAAATTAAAGCACATATTCAATACAATAAAAGGTGAAAATGAACTCACTGTACTACTTACAGAAAAAATCAAACTGATACAATTATATCACAGGCACTCATAGTTTCTAAGCATTACCCCAATCTCTTAGAGCAAATATCAATGCTACACCACAAACTATGCTTAATTCAGCAGAGGACTCCTTTTCCTATCTCAATCTTCTTCTTTTCTGAGGGGATTTTGCTGTGTGTAGAGCCAAACCTAAGGAGGATGCTTACTTCTGAATAAAGGTAGATTTAAAAATCTAATTTCTTAGTTTTATATCTTACTCGATGGATCCTGACGACATGTCTGAATGGAATGAAGGAGAAAAATAGTAAATAATTAAAAGATATGAAGTGAAAAATGGATCTATTCATGGTTTCAATTGAAAATTGGAAGAAATGAAAGAAAGGATTAAAGATACGAAGTCCAGtaaattttcaattttgttTCAATTAAATGTATCCCTTTTGATTTTCcaacaaaaagaaaaacaatagTAACAAATCCTGCATGTTTTCACTCCAACACTAATAGAGACAATGAAAATTTAACTGGCAGATGCGCAGATAATCATTTCATCTATTGTCCCCCCATGTTAAGGTTTCTCTCAcagataaaaacaaaaaataagatGCCAACATGGTTTGCATTGATGCTAGATTTTCTGGTAAATGCTTCAGAAAACGAGAACAATTCATCCCAGACTTAATAGTAAATACTGCCGAAAAAGAgaaaacaatgcccaagaagaAGAATTCAAATCGTTCATCAGAGGTAAGAACCAATCAATAAACTCAATTCCTTATCAGATACCAAAAAGAGGTCGAGTATATCGGAACCCAGTGTAATTTTATACAGAAATATCAACAAGTAGTAAGAACTGGGAATTTTCTTCCTTACCATTCTCTGACCCATCTGACAGCAGGGTTTCTGGACTTGGTTATGGAGCGCCTGTCGAAAAGATTATGAGCAAAGTGATTGTCCATTGCTTCCCTCTTTATCCCGACAGGGCTATTGGTTAAtcaatagaaaataatcatcatTGGTTGAAATTAGGGTTACGGTTTGGAGATGCCCAAAAAAAGACTAGTTTCTTTCATGGAATATCATCATAAAATTGGGGGAAGGGAGAATGCCACGTTCCGAATTCGTCCAAGTTTTGTGTCCTTTTTCGGCCCAATCAACTTTGTTGGGCACAACATTCGGCTAATTCCTTCCTTTCGTCTTATCATTTAGGACAAGTTTGGTTTTGGTCTCTCTTCACATGCATGTCATAGCTAACCaaagaagaaaattttgaagtgAGAATTAGATATATTCGAGTTTAAATTCGATTCGAATGTTAaaacttttaatattttttgctCGAATTCAGTTCAAATCAATGTTCGAGTTTGGCTCAAAATACTCAAACATATTCGCGAGCTACTCGAAAATAAATGCTTGGAATatgttatttaatatataattatattatattaataaaatatttagcaGCTCAAGACTACGTaacaaaataatttgagatCTAGTTCGGTTCGAAAAAAGTTTGAACATATTCATCACCTCGAATTTGATAATTTcgaatacaaataaaatattttttcaagacGGATAAATTGGTTTGCACCCAAATTTAGCGGCACATaaaaatttggttaaataaTAATCAACCGAACTATTTTGTTAATttggattttaatttttatttagtttCAATTATTGTTACGAAAATTTTGTTAAAACAAATTAATCgagtattttaaataaaattcaatttttacATAGGGGACTGGGGTCATAATAATTTTAGTACTTCAAGTCTTGTGTTGTTTTGTGAAAAATAATAGATAAAGCTAATAACTTCTAAAATTACATAGAATCTCCCATGGTTGTATTTATCTTACATTTAACCTCTTAAAATATAAGATAAATACAAATTTGATGGATGAAGATTTAGGATGAAgtaagtcttttgtgagacggtctcacgaatttttatcgtgagacggatcaactctaccgatattcacaataaaaaataatactcttagcataaaaaataataatttttcatgaatgacccaaacaAGAGATTCGACCCACGAAATTgatccgtgaaaccgtctctcACAAGATTTTTTGTGTTTAAGATGAATAACAAAATGTGGATGTtcgtaattttaaaaattattggaTTTATTTATTACTTTTCATAAACCTCAAGAATTATATATGTAATATTTAAGTGTAATTggatttatttgtaaatatgaCAAATCTCGTGAGAAATAAAGTTAATCATGTGGTTTTTAGTCACACAAAAAATCAAAACACTTGATGAAAGAAAAGAATTGCAGTGATACACCGTCCATCAAACGGAAAATGTAATTGGAAACGTCTCAAATTAGTGTTTATGTCAGTGGAGTAGGTACAACTCCCTATCAACGTCTTATCAGACGAGCTTGTACACAGGGCTACGCAATGTGATTTACATCACTAACGTGATTTGCAGACTATTGTATTAATCCAGAATTTATTCTGTGCACAACAAATGATTACTTTTGttgaaaaaaacaataaaaaccaTCGATACCAAGAGTTTGTATGACGTGAACAAAACCCGATTTTGGATTCTCAACAAATGAGGTGAACCTTCCATAAAAATAACAACCCACATAATTCTATGGTGCTATAAAAATGAGTTGAAGATCCATGTCCTAGTTTTATTAGGAATGAATTCTTTATATGAATGGTCATTTGAAAAAAATGGTGTAAATGAAAGTTTCATTCAgacaattatttataataatgttTTTATAAAAGTGTTCCttacaaggagttttaaaagtcTCAACAACTGTTTTATAAAAACGCTTTCACAATTAAAAAGTTTTGAAAGttctaaaaatatcaaaaaacacATCTTCTATTCCTATTCTTTAAAAAGTATTATACTCAAGagaacaaatttttaaaaacatttttataaaactTTTGCAGAAATCTTGTATACACACACTTGAAGTTTTTGTCAATTGCAACACactaaaacatttttaaaatacttgtcAAACAGAGTCGAAAGCATAGACGGTAAAGAAGACACCGCGATGTACAGAAATACTACAGATCTATAACTCGTCATGGGTTGGTTTTCGAGTTATGGATGGTAAAATCAGGAAATTGAGCATTACTAGTGAATTTGAATCAATCCAAGAAAAAAGAAACGCAcgtttttttacaaaataaaagcTCCTTCATCGGGTCCTCCATCCTACAATGGCTCAAGACATGGGACGCAGAGAGACCCACCAAGTTGCGAGGTCATGACCATACACGAAACTCACCCAGTTTACAATCATGAGCACTATGAGAATTGCCGATAGAAATAAACAGGTTAATTGACTTCAGCTAATACTAGTGCAGACAGGGCTCTATAAATAGCACCTGCACACAAAGCAATCACGAAAaattatatttgcaaagatcAGCACACATGCTTACTGTTTTAATATCCGGTCATTTTATGACATTTCTCGAAACCGGGCAATGGCCTTCTTCTGAATAACAGCTTTGTAGCTATCTCCTGCCTGCACCTCAAGGTTTGGGTCCACTTTCTTTGGTTGGCTACCTAGACCTGCTCTGGTTTCCATGTTTTGCGCTTGGACAGGCTCTACCATGCCACTACCATCTTTCCCCAGTCCCTGAACATGGGATTGACACACACAAAAAAACCACAAAAATTCCAACCCCATAAGTCGGATCAGGATgagtaaaaaattaaaagatggcCACTATATAACCAATGATACTGACGAGTCGGAGGTTTCCAAATTTAAAGAGGACTATTCCAAAGTAGGACAATATACACCACTGGATGTAACAAACGAAAGGGAGATGGTAAAAAAAGTAAAACAATCGAGTTGGCAGTGTGAGGTAATTTGTTGACAAAAATTAATTGGTGGAATAGAAAATTTTCAACTTCTTGGAAAATAAAGGAAAGTTGTGCAAGATAGGGATGAGAAATGGTACCAAGCCTTCGTGCCATCCCATGTTCCGTAGCATTCGGTTGCCTACATTGTTCTCATCAATTGCCCTGTCCGCTGTGATAATATCATAGCTCTGACTATCCAAATCTCCAGTAACACGTCCACCTCCAACACCAGGGGGAAAAGGCATAGAAGCCATGACGCCCACGCCCCTTTTATATGTTGAATCTCGATCTTGAAGCCCATCGATAACAGgaacatgaattttctcacaAGTCAATACACAGTCCGAAGATAAATAAAACTAGCAATCGAACCCAATGGATAAGATCCTTCTCAAATCTTTATTTAAGTACAATAGTCAAAGGTTGATGCTAAGACCATGATATTCCAACAATTCCCCATTGCAAAATTAGATCCTTCAAATTTCTGAGCAATATGCCCAAGTAACTCTAGATACAACAATGAACCGACAAAATTTTATTGATCACAGAGAGAGAACATGGCATTAAGAGAAACTGAAGACCACTTACTTGAATCTCCAACCCCAGTTGAAATGTCGTCTCCAAAAGCTGATGAACTATACAAATTTCTCCGTTCAGCAGCACGATCCCTGTAAGTATTTTGTGGCTGTTCTTTATTTAAAACAGAAGAAGACGGCATTTCTGAGAATCTTCTTTTACTGCCACTAGCAACAGGCTGTGCATAAGAACCCAAGGCAGATGCATCTGTTCTGAATGGAGCCACTGTTGTGGACATATCTGTGACTGTTGAAGATGATCCAGCGCTAAATGTACTGATTGAAGAAGTGGAAGGAACTTCTGCTGAACTTGTATAAAGGGTATCTGATTTGACCACCTTCAGTCCTGAGCCTCTGATAACACCCTTTAAAGTTCCTGCAGAACTGGTAGTAACAGACCTTGCCTTTTCTTGAGATTCCAAGTTTGTAGATTGTGTCATGGCACTCATTGTAAAGCCTGAAGAAGCCATAGCATTTTCTTTTGCTGTCAGCACTTCATTTTTTAACTTGTTCTTTGTTGATGATGCAGGGATAGCTTTTTCTTCAGCTGAAATTGACAGTTGATTGTCATCAAGAGCCACACGTGGTGCTTGTCCTTCGTGACTCCTTTGCTTCCAAATGCTTAAAACATTATTCATCTTCTTCTTGTTAGCCAAGATGCTACTTTTGGAGGCTAGTCTTATTTCTTTTAACTTCTCCTTCTCTTTCTTCTCAGCAGctattgctgctgctgctgccgcCTGAACGGCGTCGGGTAATGAAGCAGATTTCTCATTTGCTGTTATGGTAGCTGCTGGGGCAGATATTACAACTTTCAGACTACTGGAGGAACCATCAGACGCCTTAGAAGTTTCAATCTGCTTTTCAGTTGTTTCATCACTCTGATTAGTGCAAGGGACATATTGCTGGGTTTTGTGGTCAAAAGAATACCAGGCACCGTTGTTGCCGTCGTAATATAAACCTATAGAGCAGATGATGTAAAATCAAATTACTTACATTTCATTTAAAAGAAACAACCCCCAGATCTAGGAAATGTAGGAGGAAATGATATCCCATGCATTTCAAATGGTCGAAAATAATACATGTTCCAAAGTATTTCAGTGAAGACAATATTTTTCTCCATAAATATTTTCCAACAGGAATTCTACATCAACATAATATAACACTATATCATCAACTTAGACAAATTGTCTGTCATGCAAAAAGAATGATAAATCAGCAGAAAGTAGAATATTTTCCTTCGCATGCAACATTTCAGTTTGCTCGATCCAATGTGCATTATGATGATGTACACCAGGTCAAAAACAAGGAATTTCAAGAAGTGATAAGACTCAATGAgagaaaattgtcaaaaaaaaaaaaaaaaaagcagtaAACCAACACTTCACAAAAACTGCTAAAAGTATGGCTCAAGAACCAGcaccaaaaaataaaaagttttaatTGTAATGAATTGCATCTCTATATGGAAAATACATGTAAGACAACAATTTCAATCAAATAACCTATGCATGAGTTATATGTGGAGCCTGGTCCAGTTCTCTGTGTTGTGTTGTGTGTTGTGCAGTACAGGCTTTTGGCATCAAAATAAACAGAATTCCATCATCCAGCATTTTATTCAGGACGAAAATCACAGGGACAAATTCATAGGCCACACCTCATTGGCCAGATCATATAATCTTTCCACTATTAAAATACATGACATCCTTACTTTCTAGTACGGTTGAAAGATTTCCTTATCATAAGAGTAAAGTTTAAAAGCTCCACTATCTTAGGTATATAATACATAAGGAAGAAAGTCAATACTTCACTTTGCAAGAATAGGTATCAATACCACGACACTCTTCACTGGGAAAATTATAGAACCCTATCCTGCAAACTTTTATCCATCGGATTCTCAATTTTACTTTGCAAGAACAGGTATCAATGCCATTTACACTCTTCACTGGGAAAATTATAGAACCCTACCCTACAAACTTTTATCCATCAGATTCTCAGATAGATAGGAACGTGTGGATGAGTGACACGAATACTAGGCAGGAATTGAAAAAACATATGATACAATACATCAATCAGCGACTATTAAAAGCTTATAACTAACCCGCCACTCTTATTTGTACGATCCCATCAAAAAAGTATCATGGAATAAAAAACATGAAGGCAAACTAACATTAGACCATACCATGGTTTAGTTTGAAGGATGCGAACAAATTGCATCACAAAACCTTTTTCTGTTTCGATTCCCAAAAAATGGCACCAAAAATGAGAACCAATAGTTCAATTCTGATTCTTTAACATAGGAAATAAAGATGTGAGATCGTAGATGGAATCATATGTCTATCTTCAATTGTAAATTCTCGAGCATATATAGACATCTTAAGTtgcataatttacataaataaaaataaatccctattttttttttccatagaaatttttttttttaaatcctaTGACATATCATCTCAATTGATTAAACTTAATTACTCTCACAACCTTACAAGCCCACTTTTTTTTATCCACCAttaaatttcaaaagaaaaacatcGTTTAAATTGTTTTGAAAGTTATAACCGATACAGTTATCAACCAGAACTAAAATTTGTCAAAGCAATAAGATTCTAGTTAAGCCGTCCATTTTGGAGTAATGGCCAAGCTCCgagatttaaaacaaaaaacgaTAATTATGTCTGTACACTTTACAGTTAGATTAATGTATTATGAATGGCGGCACAACAGATTTATTTCAAGCGTCCACCAGATACAatgaataaaattctttttttcaAGGGATTGAAGAAAATAATAGCTTTTATGGACAcggcatctttaaagtaggtcAAAGGCAGGGGTTTGTGATTCTAGAGACCTTTTCATGTCTTCCACAAAGGGATATATTAGTGATTCGGCAAACAATTGTAAAACATACCTGTATTTCCATCATAGTAGAACCCAGAAGCAGCATCAAAGTAATAGCCGGAGGCCTCATCCCACACAAAACCAGATTGTGGAGGGGCAGAATTATTTTGACCTGAGACACCGCCTTGATCTTGACCACCAGATGATTGTTTATCATCTGGATTATATTCTTTGGGCGCCCAACCAACTGCATCATACTACAAGATATGCAGGAAGAAACGTGTCTCAAATGAAACAGAACTATGTTAgcaaatgtgtgtgtgtgtgtctctatatatatatatatatatatatatagagcgAGAGAGAGAACAAATAAACTAAGACAtacaagagagagagagaaagtTACAGACATACATTTAGCAACTATTAATGCAAGTAAAAGGAACCTATTCACCAAAGATATAAATTAATTTCCTGGGTATCAATACTTTAGCACTAACATTTAAGAGAAAATCTTCAAAACGAATGCTAATAGGACATGAAGAAAAACAGCTGATTGACATGGAGATAATTGTAAGTGCTGCAGAAAAGAGGATAGCAAACCTGCTGGGCAAATGTTGCCGCTTCAATTGCAGCAGCAGCGAGACTGCTAGACTGAGAAGCTCCTGAAGCTGCGGATCCAGGCCCAATTATACTTTTGGCATAGGCAACTCGAAGGATCTGACCATTTTTCTCCAAAGTAGTGCCATTTGTCGCATCAAGTGCTTTAGTAGCATCCTCAACCTTAAGGTAAGTCGACATACAGacaaatttattgataataaATAATAGTCCTCATTAAAAGAATAATCAGAAAGATGAGCTTTCAAAGGGAATGAAAACATTCACGAAATCCAGGGACAAAAGAGAGACTACAAAACCAACTATTACAGTGAACAATAGCTCTTACGCCCATTTCGAACATCTTATTTTGGAGATTAGAGGGAAGAaataaacagaaaaaaaaaGTGCACTGAGGAATTCATAGTAAATAGATTCCCTTTCCGATGGCCTATGCAGTTATCAGAAGTCGGATAATCTCTCAAAACGGGGAAAAAGGGCATCAAAGAATCAGAAACCAACAATTAGATCACAATCCACAGAATCAATTTCATACATATTTATGCCTTCAGAGTAACATTGAACAAACACTATATGATACGTTGAGTTTTGCAAGCCATTTTTTCAGAATTCAttagacaattaattaaaaagtctcaCACCCTGTGCTACTTTCAACTTTCAACATCAAGTGGCTTTAATATTTGCACATGTTTCATGAAAAGGTCGCCTAATATTCAAGGGTAAACAAAATCCAAATAGATGACAGAAGGAATTATGTTGGTCTCTTCTTGCGTACTCTCTTCGCCAAGTATATTCATACAGCCCTTACAACACAAacatttattaagttttgaaattaAGTACCCGAATATTGATATGTTAACACATATTTACCTTCACAACCAACAGAATATTCAGAAACATCGCTCAAAATTCTATATAATGGTCCTGTCAATCACTTTATTAAAGCACGTTTCTTTCAGTTCCACAGAATTAATTGTAATATTACATTTCTTTTGTCGACTATTCGAAAACACAATATAATCATTTTGTTGCGAAAAATACTAAACCACCAATGTGAAAAACCTGGCTATTACACAAAAATATAATTGGAAGGAGACGTTTGCCGTTACTTCTAATCCTTTTAGCACCACAATTGGAATCCGTTATTCATGAACAGGCACTAAAATTACTCTGTACTTACCGAGTAAAAATGCACAAAAGCGAATCCTCTTGAGACATGTGTGAATTTGTCTCTAACAAGCCGCAAATCCTGCAATTTTgattatgttattgtaaatataaCTGAAAGGCAGATTAAAAAAATAGCACAcaacaaaggaaaaatattGCACCTTGATAGGAGCATGTTTAGAAAATTCATAACGCAACATTTCCTCATCAGCATTTTCATCCAACCCACGAACAACAAGAACATATGTAGGACCTAAAGTGCATATCAATTTAAGAATTATTGAATGCAGAAAAGTTATGTTTATTAATAATGCTAACGCACCATAAAC encodes:
- the LOC142547512 gene encoding SUPPRESSOR OF ABI3-5 isoform X2 gives rise to the protein MDPGRYGLQQGWEHNSALEGYGAVHDSSFRAGVSSYDDRRFVDERFSRDNAYPRGSLHRDMLERDSYPPPHSTVNMWPQTRRRSYEEEYSIEKDYRRHEKLSCDDGFDRPARYGARDRDDYAYDDYDYDYRSRASHHGREDSHERNYDYGRQSYDSDYDRDDRREGNWRRRESRDRERDKRGPSWERDGSPYGRHEHSRSRSHGRDDRARSRSPLGRNHGRSHREDSYDDSWHGRDRHRNHNDRYHHDQYSVAPSATVVAKGLSPKTTEEDLYQLLAEWGPLRHVRVIKERNSGISRGFAFIDFPSVDAAQAMMDRLGDDGLLVDGRKLFFEYSKPTGMASGSIGVDSAPRSGHGNRRSVSVPSDWMCTICGCINFARRTFCFQCNEPRTEDAPPADMTSSNPAPIGKKGEAGPTYVLVVRGLDENADEEMLRYEFSKHAPIKDLRLVRDKFTHVSRGFAFVHFYSVEDATKALDATNGTTLEKNGQILRVAYAKSIIGPGSAASGASQSSSLAAAAIEAATFAQQYDAVGWAPKEYNPDDKQSSGGQDQGGVSGQNNSAPPQSGFVWDEASGYYFDAASGFYYDGNTGLYYDGNNGAWYSFDHKTQQYVPCTNQSDETTEKQIETSKASDGSSSSLKVVISAPAATITANEKSASLPDAVQAAAAAAIAAEKKEKEKLKEIRLASKSSILANKKKMNNVLSIWKQRSHEGQAPRVALDDNQLSISAEEKAIPASSTKNKLKNEVLTAKENAMASSGFTMSAMTQSTNLESQEKARSVTTSSAGTLKGVIRGSGLKVVKSDTLYTSSAEVPSTSSISTFSAGSSSTVTDMSTTVAPFRTDASALGSYAQPVASGSKRRFSEMPSSSVLNKEQPQNTYRDRAAERRNLYSSSAFGDDISTGVGDSNRDSTYKRGVGVMASMPFPPGVGGGRVTGDLDSQSYDIITADRAIDENNVGNRMLRNMGWHEGLGLGKDGSGMVEPVQAQNMETRAGLGSQPKKVDPNLEVQAGDSYKAVIQKKAIARFREMS